In Prevotella sp. oral taxon 475, one DNA window encodes the following:
- the dnaE gene encoding DNA polymerase III subunit alpha produces MEDFVHLHVHTYYSILDGQSSVQRLVDKAVANGMRGMALTDHGNMFGTKEFYNYCKKVNGKRKEEGLPEFKPIIGCEMYVARHRKTDKVKENGDMSGYHLIVLAKNYQGYKNLIKLVSRAWVDGYYMRPRTDREDLERYHEGLIVCSACIAGEVPRKILKDDLAGAREAVEWYHRVFGEDYYLELQRHEVKDPHIRANREAFPLQQRANKVMLQLAKEYHIKVVCTNDAHFVDKENAEAHDHLLCLSTGKDLDDPSRMLYSKQEWFKTREEMNEVFGDLPEAMRNTLEILDKVETYSIDHSPIMPFFPIPEDFGTEEQWRQRFSPEDLYREFTSDENGNNQLPAEEGEAKIKKLGGIDKLYRIKFEADYLAKLAYDGAMRLYGNPLTDEVKERINFELHIMKTMGFPGYFLIVQDFINAAENELEVMVGPGRGSAAGSVVAYCLGITKIDPIKYDLLFERFLNPDRISLPDIDTDFDDDGRGRVLEWVENKYGHDKVAHIITYGTMATKNSIKDVARVEKVPLDQVNALCKLIPDKLPDGLKMNIPNAIKSIPELREAEASTDERMRNTMMYAKMLEGTVRGTGIHACGTIICRDAISDWVPVSTAEDKTDPGHKLLCTQYDGHVIEETGLIKMDFLGLKTLSILKEAVENVRVSMGTNIDLEKIPIDDPLTYQLYCEGRTIGTFQFESAGMQKYLRELQPSVFEDLIAMNALYRPGPMDYIPDFIARKRDPSKVQYDIPCMEKYLKDTYGITVYQEQVMLLARQLAGFTRGQSDTLRKAMGKKLMAQMDKLETLFYEGGTKNGHSKETLNKIWEDWKKFASYAFNKSHATCYSWVAFQTAYLKAHYPAEYMAAVMSRNLANIAEITKFMDECRSMGIRTLGPDVNESRLKFSVNKKGEIRFGLAAIKGMGDAAAQAIISERETNGPFKDVFDVVQRVNLSSVNKKALESLALSGGFDSFSIARERYIGTDVKGTAFLDTLVRYGQLYQAEQTQAQNSLFGATDAVEIATPPIPNADPWSSIERLNRERDLVGIYLSAHPLDDFKLVLTGMCNTHCAELDDKMALTKKEEIVLGGIVTEVKSKFTKTGKPCGFVTIEDFEGAGELAFFGEEWGKWRGHLSEGYTVFITAKCVQKYPNSNYIDFQVSNIEYLQSVSDKRIESFTIEADSNHIDETVVNDILTMVNESPGNTQLYFQIHDSESNNTVLLRSRTRPITVKRELVNYVESHPNMTYKVN; encoded by the coding sequence ATGGAAGATTTCGTACACCTTCACGTACATACTTATTACTCAATTCTCGACGGACAGTCGAGCGTGCAACGTCTCGTAGACAAGGCCGTGGCCAACGGTATGCGAGGCATGGCCCTCACAGACCATGGCAACATGTTCGGCACAAAAGAGTTTTATAACTATTGTAAAAAGGTGAACGGCAAACGCAAAGAAGAGGGCTTGCCCGAGTTTAAACCCATCATCGGATGCGAAATGTATGTGGCTCGCCACCGAAAAACCGATAAGGTGAAGGAGAACGGCGACATGAGCGGCTACCATCTCATCGTCTTGGCTAAAAACTATCAAGGATATAAAAACCTCATCAAACTGGTTTCGCGGGCCTGGGTAGATGGTTATTACATGCGTCCGCGCACCGACCGCGAAGATTTGGAACGCTACCACGAGGGCCTCATCGTGTGTTCGGCCTGCATTGCGGGCGAGGTGCCCCGCAAAATTCTCAAAGACGACCTCGCCGGAGCTCGTGAAGCCGTGGAGTGGTATCATCGTGTTTTTGGCGAAGACTACTACTTAGAGCTGCAACGACACGAGGTAAAAGATCCTCATATCCGAGCCAATCGCGAGGCGTTCCCCTTGCAACAACGCGCCAATAAGGTGATGCTGCAACTGGCAAAAGAGTATCACATCAAGGTGGTGTGCACCAATGATGCACATTTCGTAGACAAAGAGAATGCTGAAGCTCACGACCACCTGCTCTGTCTCTCAACCGGTAAAGACTTAGACGACCCCTCGCGTATGCTCTACTCGAAACAAGAGTGGTTTAAAACCCGCGAGGAAATGAACGAGGTGTTCGGCGATCTGCCCGAGGCTATGCGCAATACGCTCGAGATTCTCGACAAGGTGGAGACTTATTCTATCGACCATTCGCCCATCATGCCTTTCTTTCCCATCCCCGAAGACTTCGGAACCGAAGAGCAATGGCGGCAACGTTTCTCGCCGGAAGACCTGTACAGGGAGTTCACCAGCGACGAAAACGGAAACAACCAACTACCTGCCGAGGAGGGAGAAGCGAAAATCAAGAAGCTGGGAGGCATCGATAAGCTCTACCGAATCAAGTTCGAGGCCGACTATCTGGCCAAACTCGCCTACGACGGAGCAATGCGTTTGTATGGCAATCCGCTGACCGACGAGGTGAAAGAACGCATCAACTTCGAACTACACATCATGAAGACGATGGGCTTCCCGGGCTATTTTCTCATCGTGCAAGACTTTATCAACGCAGCCGAAAACGAACTGGAAGTGATGGTTGGGCCTGGTCGTGGGTCGGCAGCAGGCTCTGTTGTGGCCTACTGTTTGGGCATTACAAAAATCGATCCCATTAAATACGACCTGCTGTTCGAGCGTTTTCTCAATCCCGATCGCATCTCATTGCCCGATATCGATACCGACTTCGACGACGACGGACGAGGACGCGTACTCGAATGGGTGGAAAATAAATACGGACACGATAAGGTGGCACACATCATTACCTATGGTACGATGGCCACCAAAAACTCGATTAAGGACGTGGCGCGTGTGGAAAAAGTGCCGCTCGACCAAGTGAATGCCCTCTGCAAACTCATCCCCGATAAACTGCCCGATGGTTTGAAGATGAACATTCCTAATGCTATCAAAAGCATTCCGGAGCTTCGCGAGGCCGAAGCTTCTACCGATGAGCGGATGAGAAACACCATGATGTATGCCAAAATGCTGGAGGGCACCGTGCGCGGAACAGGTATCCACGCCTGCGGAACCATCATCTGCCGCGATGCCATTAGCGATTGGGTGCCCGTTTCCACAGCCGAAGACAAGACAGACCCTGGACATAAGCTGCTGTGTACACAATATGACGGACACGTCATTGAAGAAACGGGACTCATCAAGATGGACTTCCTCGGTCTGAAGACGCTTTCCATTCTGAAAGAGGCGGTCGAAAACGTTCGCGTCTCTATGGGAACGAACATCGATTTGGAAAAGATTCCCATCGACGATCCCCTCACTTACCAGCTCTATTGCGAGGGACGAACCATCGGAACCTTCCAGTTCGAGTCTGCCGGCATGCAAAAATACCTGCGAGAACTGCAACCTTCGGTCTTCGAAGACCTCATTGCGATGAACGCTCTCTATCGTCCGGGACCCATGGACTATATTCCTGACTTCATTGCACGTAAACGCGACCCATCAAAGGTACAGTACGACATCCCGTGCATGGAGAAATACCTCAAAGATACGTATGGTATCACCGTCTATCAAGAACAAGTGATGCTCCTGGCACGTCAGTTAGCAGGTTTCACAAGGGGGCAAAGCGACACGCTAAGAAAGGCCATGGGCAAGAAGCTTATGGCCCAAATGGATAAGTTGGAGACGCTTTTCTACGAGGGCGGAACGAAGAACGGACACTCTAAAGAGACATTGAACAAGATTTGGGAAGACTGGAAGAAGTTTGCTTCCTATGCTTTCAACAAGAGTCACGCCACATGCTACTCGTGGGTCGCTTTCCAAACGGCTTATCTCAAAGCGCATTATCCGGCCGAATACATGGCGGCCGTGATGAGTAGGAACCTTGCCAACATCGCCGAAATCACGAAATTCATGGACGAATGCCGCTCAATGGGCATCAGAACGTTGGGCCCCGACGTGAATGAATCGCGTCTGAAATTCAGTGTTAACAAAAAAGGTGAAATTCGTTTCGGTCTTGCGGCCATCAAGGGAATGGGCGATGCGGCGGCACAAGCCATCATCAGCGAGCGCGAAACCAATGGTCCTTTCAAGGATGTCTTCGATGTTGTGCAGCGCGTCAACCTAAGTTCAGTCAACAAAAAAGCACTTGAGAGCTTGGCTTTGAGTGGTGGTTTCGACAGCTTTTCTATCGCTCGGGAACGCTATATAGGTACTGATGTCAAAGGAACGGCTTTCCTCGACACGCTCGTTCGCTACGGACAGCTCTACCAAGCCGAACAAACGCAGGCGCAGAACTCACTCTTCGGGGCTACCGATGCAGTGGAAATTGCCACGCCTCCCATCCCGAATGCCGACCCATGGAGCAGCATCGAGCGTCTGAATCGTGAGCGCGACCTCGTTGGCATCTATCTTTCGGCTCATCCCTTAGACGATTTCAAACTCGTTCTCACAGGCATGTGCAACACGCATTGTGCTGAATTGGACGACAAAATGGCTCTTACCAAGAAAGAAGAGATTGTGTTGGGCGGCATTGTCACCGAGGTGAAGTCGAAATTTACCAAGACCGGAAAACCCTGCGGTTTCGTTACGATAGAGGATTTTGAAGGTGCCGGCGAGTTAGCTTTCTTTGGTGAGGAATGGGGGAAGTGGCGTGGACATCTCTCTGAGGGCTATACGGTTTTCATCACGGCCAAATGCGTGCAGAAATATCCCAATAGCAACTACATCGACTTCCAGGTGTCGAACATCGAATACCTGCAAAGTGTGAGTGACAAACGCATCGAAAGCTTCACCATCGAGGCTGACAGCAACCATATCGACGAGACGGTGGTGAACGACATCTTAACGATGGTGAACGAAAGCCCGGGAAACACGCAGCTCTATTTCCAAATTCACGATAGCGAATCGAACAATACCGTGCTGCTCAGATCGAGAACGCGGCCCATCACCGTGAAACGAGAACTGGTGAACTATGTGGAGAGTCATCCCAATATGACGTATAAGGTGAATTAA
- the trxA gene encoding thioredoxin produces the protein MEVKITTENFENYKNGDLPLVVDLWATWCGPCKMVAPIISELAADYDGKIVVGKCDVEENDELAAQFGVRTIPTILFFKNGEVVDKFVGATNKATLDAKFQALL, from the coding sequence ATGGAAGTAAAGATTACAACTGAAAACTTCGAGAATTACAAGAATGGCGACTTGCCATTGGTAGTAGACTTGTGGGCAACTTGGTGCGGACCGTGCAAAATGGTGGCTCCAATCATCTCCGAATTGGCAGCAGACTACGATGGAAAAATCGTTGTTGGCAAATGCGATGTGGAGGAAAACGATGAGCTTGCCGCACAATTCGGCGTTCGCACCATTCCTACCATTCTCTTTTTCAAGAACGGCGAAGTGGTAGACAAGTTCGTTGGAGCTACCAATAAGGCCACACTTGATGCCAAATTCCAGGCTTTGCTGTAA
- the aroB gene encoding 3-dehydroquinate synthase, protein MKQEVILSNHIEQDLLTALHAIRPDRLFILADETTHRLCLPKLKTVSGIDKARQIVIPPTDAHKQLDTLSQVWKALSDGEATRHSCLLNLGGGMVTDLGGFAASTFKRGIPFINLPTTLLAMVDAAVGGKTGINFNHLKNEVGTFANARYVLLHTTFLDTLDAENLRSGYAEMLKHALIKDEKMWAEHLNFPLEQPDFAVLQRLVAQSVEVKEQIVAADPHEQGLRKVLNLGHTIGHALEALWLQRGQLLLHGYAVAYGLIVELYLSALKTGFPTDRLRQMQHFIRRYYGTLPLTCNDYPTLLSFMHHDKKNISTDIHFTLLADIGAPLIDQTATEEEIKDALDFYREG, encoded by the coding sequence ATGAAGCAAGAAGTGATCCTTTCCAACCATATTGAGCAAGACCTTCTCACCGCTCTGCACGCCATTCGCCCCGATCGGCTCTTCATTCTTGCCGATGAGACGACTCATCGGCTCTGTCTTCCCAAACTGAAAACCGTTTCCGGCATCGACAAGGCCCGACAGATTGTCATCCCTCCAACCGACGCTCACAAGCAGCTCGACACTCTTTCGCAGGTGTGGAAGGCCTTGAGCGATGGTGAAGCCACCCGCCATTCGTGCTTGTTGAACCTTGGTGGCGGCATGGTGACCGACCTTGGAGGCTTCGCTGCTTCGACGTTCAAGCGTGGCATTCCCTTCATCAACCTTCCCACTACTCTGCTGGCGATGGTCGATGCGGCTGTAGGCGGAAAGACGGGCATCAACTTCAATCATCTGAAAAATGAGGTCGGAACGTTTGCTAATGCCCGATATGTGTTGCTCCACACGACTTTTCTCGACACGCTCGATGCGGAAAATCTGCGTTCAGGCTATGCTGAAATGCTTAAACACGCTCTGATTAAAGACGAAAAGATGTGGGCCGAACATCTCAACTTTCCCCTCGAACAGCCCGATTTCGCTGTTTTACAACGCTTGGTAGCCCAGTCTGTAGAAGTGAAAGAACAGATAGTGGCTGCCGATCCGCACGAACAGGGGCTTCGCAAGGTCTTGAATCTGGGGCACACCATTGGTCATGCTCTCGAGGCTCTCTGGCTTCAGCGCGGTCAACTGTTGCTGCATGGCTACGCCGTGGCTTATGGGCTGATTGTAGAACTCTATCTCTCAGCTCTGAAAACAGGCTTCCCCACGGACCGACTTCGCCAGATGCAACACTTCATCCGTCGTTATTACGGCACCTTGCCACTCACTTGCAACGACTATCCTACTCTGCTTTCGTTCATGCACCATGACAAAAAGAACATCTCGACTGACATTCATTTCACCCTCCTGGCTGACATCGGAGCTCCCCTCATCGACCAAACGGCCACCGAAGAGGAAATCAAAGACGCACTCGACTTTTATCGCGAAGGATGA
- the lpxB gene encoding lipid-A-disaccharide synthase: protein MKYYLIVGEASGDLHASHLMQALKSEDPQAEFRFLGGDLMTAVGGTRVRHFKEMAYMGFVPVLLHLRTIFKNMAMCKRDIVDWQPDVVILIDYPGFNLSIAKFLRANTRIPVYYYISPKIWAWKEYRIKSIKRDVDELFSILPFEVPFFENRHHYPIHYVGNPTADEVRGFLADYKETFESFCRRHEWDARRPIIALLAGSRLQEIKDNLPTMLQVASRFPHYQTVIAGAPSIPIEYYKQFLGESNALLVQNETYPLLAHSTAALVTSGTATLETALFSVPQVVCYQTPFPRLIRFAFNHFIGVKYISLVNLIADREVVVELFADRFSVDSIATELLRILPSGTSRSRMLTDYAHLHRLLGHESAPKNAAQRMVQLLQERKRGDLR from the coding sequence GCCTCGCATCTTATGCAGGCCTTGAAGAGCGAAGACCCACAGGCCGAGTTTCGATTTCTGGGCGGCGACCTCATGACGGCTGTCGGCGGAACACGCGTTCGGCACTTCAAAGAGATGGCCTACATGGGCTTTGTCCCTGTGTTGCTGCACTTGCGAACCATCTTTAAGAACATGGCGATGTGCAAACGCGACATCGTCGACTGGCAACCCGACGTGGTGATACTCATCGATTATCCCGGTTTCAACCTCAGCATCGCCAAGTTTCTTCGGGCCAACACTCGCATTCCCGTCTATTATTATATATCGCCAAAGATCTGGGCGTGGAAAGAATACCGCATCAAAAGCATCAAACGCGATGTCGATGAGCTCTTTTCTATCCTGCCTTTCGAAGTGCCTTTCTTCGAAAATCGGCATCATTATCCCATCCATTACGTAGGGAATCCCACAGCAGACGAGGTTCGAGGCTTCCTTGCCGACTACAAAGAAACGTTCGAGAGCTTCTGTCGCAGGCACGAATGGGATGCCCGCCGGCCCATCATCGCTCTGCTTGCCGGTAGCCGATTGCAGGAAATTAAAGACAATCTGCCCACGATGCTTCAGGTGGCCAGTCGGTTTCCGCACTATCAAACGGTGATCGCCGGTGCGCCATCCATCCCCATTGAGTATTACAAGCAGTTTCTTGGCGAGTCGAACGCGCTGTTGGTGCAGAACGAAACCTACCCCTTGCTCGCCCATTCCACCGCTGCTCTCGTCACCAGTGGCACGGCAACGCTCGAGACAGCCCTCTTTTCCGTACCGCAAGTGGTATGCTATCAAACGCCGTTCCCCCGTCTGATCCGTTTCGCTTTCAACCATTTTATAGGCGTGAAATACATCTCGTTGGTGAATTTAATTGCCGATCGAGAGGTGGTTGTCGAGCTGTTTGCCGATCGGTTCTCCGTCGATTCCATCGCCACCGAACTCCTTCGGATTCTCCCCAGCGGAACTTCTCGGAGCCGGATGCTGACCGATTACGCTCATCTTCATCGTCTTTTGGGGCATGAATCGGCTCCCAAGAATGCCGCCCAAAGAATGGTGCAACTCCTCCAAGAGAGGAAAAGAGGGGACCTTCGCTAA